From Triticum urartu cultivar G1812 chromosome 2, Tu2.1, whole genome shotgun sequence, a single genomic window includes:
- the LOC125535866 gene encoding F-box protein SKIP5 yields the protein MAKRLREAAPWEEAPGSPVNGLDDGCLMHIFSFLSPIPDRYNTALVCHRWRFLACHPRLWLRVERPLRNVKEPGVYPNLEAAISAARPGDTILIAAGGTYLACNIQIKKPLCIIGGGELPDDTVLTCSRGSDNALEFLSTCKIANLTIKAELGCCLLHRSGKLTIQECLLQCEPNPLDYLSFPIVSTAIEYNPLSSSLKEQQGHGVTVVRTRIEGGAKAVRTNGTLALQRVRAIYARRSVFFWFEVGEKLEPL from the exons ATGGCGAAGCGGCTGCGCGAGGCGGCGCCTTGGGAGGAGGCGCCGGGGTCGCCGGTGAACGGCCTGGACGACGGCTGCCTCATGCATATCTTCAGCTTCCTCAGCCCGATCCCAG ATAGGTATAACACCGCCCTCGTTTGCCACAGATGGCGCTTCCTGGCATGCCATCCTCGGTTATGGTTGCGTGTTGAGAGGCCACTCAGAAATGTAAAGGAGCCTGGAGTTTATCCAAATCTCGAGGCTGCTATTTCTGCTGCTAG GCCCGGTGACACTATTCTAATTGCTGCCGGTGGCACCTATCTTGCATGTAATATCCAAATAAAGAAGCCCCTTTGCATT ATTGGCGGGGGTGAGCTTCCTGATGACACTGTATTGACATGTTCCCGTGGCTCCGACAA TGCACTGGAGTTCCTTTCCACGTGCAAGATCGCCAATCTTACTATCAAGGCGGAGCTCGGATGCTGCCTGCTTCACCGAAGCGGCAAGCTAACTATTCAGGAGTGCTTGCTCCAGTGCGAGCCAAACCCTCTGGACTACCTGTCCTTCCCGATAGTCAGCACGGCGATCGAATACAATCCATTATCATCGTCGCTCAAGGAGCAGCAGGGGCACGGCGTGACGGTCGTCCGCACCCGGATCGAAGGCGGCGCCAAGGCGGTCCGGACCAACGGGACCCTGGCGCTGCAGCGCGTGCGGGCCATCTACGCCCGCAGGTCCGTCTTCTTCTGGTTCGAAGTAGGGGAGAAGCTGGAGCCCCTGTGA